Genomic segment of Chlamydiales bacterium STE3:
ATTCAATTCAGCCAAGCCTCTTAAACAGGCTAGCAATCCCACAAAAATGGCAGCCCAACCGATAAGTTGGTTGGAGTATTTTTTAGCAAAAGCAAACGCATTTCTTGCCTGCATTGCCACAAAAAGAGAAGGGCTTGTCAAAAGAGCAAAAGCAAAGCCGTTAGCCGTTCCAACAAACAGATCTCCAGATAGCGCACATGCTGAGTAGACAATGAGTGTTTGACCACAGGGTAGAAGGATCGTAAAAAAGCCAAACATAAATGTAGCTAAGGGTTTTTCTTTTAACAAGGCTAAAGTTAACTTATGATTGATAGGTGCAAGAACTTTAGCAAGCCGCTGATAGCCAGGGTATCCTAAATGCATGAGTGTGCACAATCCAAGAAATACAGTGATGATGCCGAATACGAGACTGGCTAAAGCGGGAACATGCAGTTCAGCGAGCAGGACACCGATGACAGCACCGAAGCCTCCGGCTAATAATCCGGCTAAAGTAAAGGAAACCATTCTACCTAAGAAATAAAAGTAGCGAAAAGAAGACTTTCCTAAAAGCATCACAAGAGGACCACACATTCCCATGCAATGGAGATTTCCTAGCAGGTAAACGGGTAGCATTGTCAAAAATAAGGTCATTGAGTTTTGTCGCTCCTTAGCAAGTGAATTTGTGCCATGTCCATCCCAGTATTACCCGATTTACGCGAATAAGCTACGATTGTCACAAAAAACATCAAGGTAAAAAAAACAAATAGAACCGTTCTTGAGGCGACAAGGTACCACATAATCTTTTCCTCTTATGTCAAATTCTTTTAACACTATCGCGTTTCCGATTTGTCTATATATTATTTTTTGATTATTGTCAGCATTTCGATGAAGGAGAAGACCATGTCAGCAAATGTCAATTTAGAAGCACAAGCCGATGTTTTACTCACGAAGGTTAGCCATTACCTAATCACAGTTTTGGGAAAAACAGTAGACGAGGCCAATAATGATGAGCTATACCGTGCTCTTTCCTATGCGCTAAGGGAAGAAATTATGGCGAACTGGTTGGCATGTTCGCGAACTTATGAAAAGCAAGATGTGCGCTGGCTTTTTTA
This window contains:
- a CDS encoding hypothetical protein (Product derived from UniProtKB/Trembl:Q6MF21), with amino-acid sequence MTLFLTMLPVYLLGNLHCMGMCGPLVMLLGKSSFRYFYFLGRMVSFTLAGLLAGGFGAVIGVLLAELHVPALASLVFGIITVFLGLCTLMHLGYPGYQRLAKVLAPINHKLTLALLKEKPLATFMFGFFTILLPCGQTLIVYSACALSGDLFVGTANGFAFALLTSPSLFVAMQARNAFAFAKKYSNQLIGWAAIFVGLLACLRGLAELNVISHLVLNSKYHIVIY